A section of the Scyliorhinus torazame isolate Kashiwa2021f chromosome 21, sScyTor2.1, whole genome shotgun sequence genome encodes:
- the gpatch8 gene encoding G patch domain-containing protein 8 isoform X3: MGMGRMEMELDYADDATERRRVMEVEKQDTEELRQKYKDYAEKEKAIAKALEDLRANFYCELCDKQYQKHHEFDNHINSYDHAHKQRLKDLKQREFARNVSSRSRKDEKKQERALRRFHELAEQRKQQECAPGSGPMFRATTVAVDEDANDRKVVSTSDSSGRKTSGSALPSVNRSVSDSTSGDGKGETDNTGHCASGSSAGSGQSNQPVQSFSISQLKNNSSTPLQKLGVSFSFAKKVPVRLDVSASVFSDVAEEPNESETANPDDKVSSGQGSPKSMEVETTANSDKTEGASQSESDNDSINSTLSKLKKMMQKEDDTSQSEPEYYHYIPPAHCKVKPNFPFLLFMKATEESSKCVSKKNSETTKNSPDLQNDLKPRESKEKENETDYVQQDDDIANQATNTEPEKDAKSPETISKQNCEASPSKPSACEEGKQNSSANKEVFNGPKQPTGPFFPVLSKDESTTLQWPSELLMVTKSEPCISYSCNPLYFEFKLARNRDTKGKNKEKDGENSRAHDRDQDSQDKCNISTSKAALKTISEGDTQPQGQSCLSARKSEVQADENDKTANSKDKGMKSHKHKKKKKHKKSGKHLKEKANEKKEKQKDGVARDGNSKKRKKRKHKSKNVDEKNKDIAVGHPVQMATIMEECSQVQKKRCRSQDDSQHTPAAVEDSRSSSSSSRKEDCPQEPSSKKQKTGSCSDSKKKITSRKENRTRHRSRDSSRDEDSDSYDESHRKRSRQKSSSHYSDDYDSRSDRSYSSRSRRRRSSSQRSSHRSYSSGSDVSSDCSRYSHRRSYSDSYSDYSDRSQHRSKRSHGSDYDYRRSRHKGKKHKYSSSDDDYRRSRSRSRSSSRGRTRTRARARTISRTHSRSRTRSSSHSRSRGKRRSQSATQRSWQRSRSYSRKRSGSTRHRTSRRSISRDKGSHSHDSSSDRRSSRRNTSRSFSRDRVYRSKSPCYSRSRLLVKKGNLLKKEANKEDSVKLSSTFHRNPNNTPSSTRKMDLEDEPTQEERNSLTAKQLLEKIQSKKTEKKSETNSEAATVPNKVGIKLKDPPQGYFGPKLPPALGNKALLPLIGKLPTTKKPPTKKIEEFCLEKGDKEEELCLAEPKDMAKEEVSQQLNWTMPGEIQTIEEKSENEEISALNEKTQPVSCQTQFVHKGFTLETQTISEAYISDVTTQVEVIKEPSELGPPDSGEAVMMHYVPDPEPFSNYIPQAEVQEIDEDSQEDTDSSVAPLDRQPITFTPEEMEKYSKLQQAAQQHIQQQLLAKQVKTFPTSTALAPAPTLQQFHIQQPSAATATSITTVHHAILQHQAAAAAAMGIHPHAHPQTLAQIHHIPQPHLTPISLSHITPSIYPTHPATFLTSHPIHIIPASALHAGPLALHPVPHALYPALFAPRPAGAGASALHLHPFLHPIFSGQELQHPPSHGT; the protein is encoded by the exons AGATTAAAAGACCTCAAGCAAAGAGAATTTGCTCGTAATGTTTCCTCAAGATCTCGCAAAGATGAGAAAAAGCAGGAGAGGGCACTTCGCCGGTTCCATGAGCTTGCAGAGCAGCGAAAACAACAGGAATG TGCCCCAGGAAGCGGTCCTATGTTCAGAGCTACAACTGTGGCTGTTGATGAAGATGCTAATGACAGAAAGGTTGTCAGCACAAGTGATAGCAGTGGAAGAAAGACTAGTGGGTCCGCATTACCATCTGTTAACAGGAGTGTATCTGACAGCACATCGGGAGACGGCAAAGGAGAAACTGACAACACAGGTCATTGTGCTAGCGGAAGCTCTGCCGGTTCAGGTCAGAGCAACCAGCCAGTACAATCTTTTAGCATCAGCCAGCTTAAGAACAATTCTAGTACTCCCTTACAAAAACTCGGAGTGTCATTTTCTTTTGCGAAAAAGGTACCAGTCAGGCTTGACGTTTCAGCTTCAGTATTCAGTGATGTTGCAGAGGAGCCAAATGAATCTGAAACAGCAAACCCTGATGATAAAGTGTCCTCCGGTCAAGGATCACCAAAGTCAATGGAGGTTGAAACTACAGCAAACTCTGATAAGACCGAAGGGGCTAGTCAGTCAGAAAGTGATAATGACTCTATAAATAGTACCTTATCAAAGTTGAAAAAGATGATGCAAAAAGAGGATGATACCAGTCAGTCAGAACCGGAATATTATCATTACATTCCTCCTGCACATTGCAAAGTGAAACCTAACTTTCCATTTCTGTTGTTTATGAAAGCCACGGAAGAGTCAAGTAAGTGTGTCAGTAAGAAAAATTCGGAGACTACAAAAAATAGCCCAGATTTACAAAATGATTTGAAGCCTCGGGAAAGcaaagaaaaagaaaatgagaCAGACTACGTACAACAGGATGATGATATTGCCAATCAAGCAACAAACACAGAGCCTGAAAAAGATGCAAAGTCCCCTGAGACCATAAGCAAGCAGAATTGTGAGGCCTCACCGTCAAAGCCTAGTGCTTGTGAGGAAGGAAAACAGAACAGTTCAGCAAATAAAGAAGTTTTCAATGGACCTAAACAACCAACTGGTCCCTTTTTTCCCGTCTTAAGCAAAGATGAAAGTACCACCCTTCAGTGGCCCTCAGAATTACTGATGGTTACAAAGAGTGAACCATGCATCTCTTATAGTTGCAATCCCCTTTACTTTGAGTTTAAACTGGCACGGAATAGGGATACTAAAggaaaaaacaaagaaaaagacGGTGAGAATTCACGTGCACACGATCGTGATCAAGATTCTCAGGACAAATGTAACATCAGTACCAGTAAAGCTGCATTGAAAACAATAAGTGAAGGTGATACTCAACCGCAAGGACAGTCTTGCCTGAGTGCAAGAAAATCTGAAGTCCAAGCTGATGAAAATGATAAAACTGCCAATAGCAAAGACAAGGGCATGAAATCGCACAAGCATAAGAAGAAAAAGAAGCACAAAAAATCAGGCAAGCATTTGAAGGAGAAAGCTAATGAGAAGAAGGAAAAGCAAAAGGATGGTGTAGCACGTGATGGGAATTCGAAAAAAAGAAAGAAACGTAAACACAAGAGTAAAAACGTAGATGAGAAAAACAAAGATATTGCTGTAGGACATCCTGTCCAGATGGCTACAATAATGGAGGAATGTAGCCAAGTGCAGAAAAAAAGATGCAGATCGCAGGATGATTCCCAACATACACCTGCTGCTGTTGAAGATAGTAGAAGTAGTAGCAGCAGCAGTAGAAAAGAGGATTGTCCTCAGGAGCCCAGTAGCAAAAAGCAAAAGACAGGTTCTTGCAGTGATTCAAAGAAAAAGATAACGAGTCGGAAAGAGAACCGAACTAGGCATAGGAGCCGTGACAGCAGCAGAGATGAAGACTCTGATAGTTATGATGAATCCCATAGAAAACGATCTAGACAAAAATCCTCCTCCCATTACAGTGACGATTATGATTCAAGAAGTGACAGAAGTTACTCCAGTAGATCAAGAAGACGCCGTTCATCCTCCCAGCGATCATCGCATAGGTCATATTCATCTGGGTCCGATGTTTCCTCGGACTGTAGTAGATACAGTCATCGACGAAGCTATTCCGATAGTTACAGTGACTACAGTGATAGGTCACAACATCGCTCTAAACGATCTCATGGTTCAGATTATGACTATAGAAGATCAAGACACAAAGGGAAAAAGCACAAATATTCTTCATCTGATGATGACTATAGACGCAGTAGGAGCAGATCCAGAAGTAGCAGTCGGGGAAGAACCCGAACTCGGGCAAGGGCCAGGACCATCAGTAGAACACATAGCCGAAGTAGAACTCGTAGTAGCAGCCACAGCAGGAGCCGAGGCAAGCGACGTAGTCAGAGCGCAACACAGCGAAGCTGGCAACGAAGCCGTAGCTATAGCCGCAAACGCAGTGGTAGCACTAGGCACCGTACCTCACGGAGATCCATTTCAAGAGACAAAGGATCACATAGCCATGATAGCTCAAGTGATAGACGATCCAGCCGAAGGAACACCAGTAGATCGTTCTCAAGAGACCGGGTATATCGGTCAAAATCTCCTTGTTACAGCAGAAGCAGATTGTTGGTGAAAAAAGGCAATCTTTTGAAGAAGGAAGCAAACAAAGAGGATAGTGTAAAACTGAGCAGTACTTTTCACAGAAACCCCAACAACACCCCTTCCAGCACAAGAAAAATGGATTTAGAAGATGAACCAACACAAGAAGAAAGGAATTCTTTAACAGCTAAACAGCTTTTGGAAAAGATTCAGTCTAAAAAGACTGAAAAGAAATCTGAAACAAATAGTGAAGCAGCAACAGTACCTAATAAAGTAGGAATTAAACTAAAAGATCCCCCTCAGGGTTATTTTGGGCCTAAACTTCCCCCTGCTTTGGGCAATAAGGCGCTGCTTCCTTTAATCGGAAAACTGCCGACAACCAAAAAGCCTCCAACAAAGAAAATTGAAGAATTTTGTTTGGAGAAAGGGGACAAAGAAGAGGAGCTGTGTCTGGCAGAGCCTAAAGATATGGCAAAGGAAGAAGTCAGTCAGCAACTAAATTGGACCATGCCAGGGGAGATTCAAACTATAGAAGAAAAATCTGAAAATGAAGAAATATCAGCTCTAAATGAGAAAACCCAACCAGTTTCTTGTCAAACACAGTTTGTTCATAAAGGTTTCACATTGGAAACTCAAACTATCTCGGAAGCCTACATTTCCGATGTAACCACACAAGTTGAAGTCATCAAAGAACCTTCAGAATTGGGACCACCAGATTCTGGTGAAGCAGTTATGATGCATTATGTCCCAGATCCAGAGCCATTCTCCAATTATATTCCACAGGCTGAAGTACAAGAAATTGACGAGGATTCCCAAGAGGATACAGATTCATCGGTGGCCCCACTCGATAGACAGCCTATAACATTCACCCCTGAAGAAATGGAGAAGTACAGTAAACTACAACAGGCAGCTCAACAGCACATCCAACAACAGCTTCTGGCTAAACAAGTGAAGACTTTCCCTACCTCAACTGCCTTAGCTCCAGCTCCAACTCTCCAACAATTTCATATTCAGCAACCATCAGCTGCAACAGCAACATCAATCACCACTGTTCACCATGCTATATTACAACATCAGGCAGCTGCAGCTGCTGCCATGGGTATTcatccacacgcacacccacagaCTCTTGCTCAAATCCATCACATACCCCAGCCTCACCTGACCCCCATTTCCTTGTCACATATCACACCATCTATTTACCCTACTCATCCTGCCACTTTTCTGACTAGCCATCCAATACATATTATACCTGCATCAGCTCTCCACGCAGGTCCCCTAGCCCTTCACCCAGTCCCCCATGCTCTGTACCCTGCCCTCTTTGCCCCTCGGCCTGCAGGAGCAGGTGCTTCCGCTCTCCATCTTCATCCATTTCTCCATCCTATCTTTTCAGGACAGGAACTCCAACATCCTCCCAGTCATGGCACTTGA
- the gpatch8 gene encoding G patch domain-containing protein 8 isoform X2, translated as MHLKDNIGHRLLQKHGWKLGQGLGKSLQGRTDPIPIIVKYDVMGMGRMEMELDYADDATERRRVMEVEKQDTEELRQKYKDYAEKEKAIAKALEDLRANFYCELCDKQYQKHHEFDNHINSYDHAHKQRLKDLKQREFARNVSSRSRKDEKKQERALRRFHELAEQRKQQECAPGSGPMFRATTVAVDEDANDRKVVSTSDSSGRKTSGSALPSVNRSVSDSTSGDGKGETDNTGHCASGSSAGSGQSNQPVQSFSISQLKNNSSTPLQKLGVSFSFAKKVPVRLDVSASVFSDVAEEPNESETANPDDKVSSGQGSPKSMEVETTANSDKTEGASQSESDNDSINSTLSKLKKMMQKEDDTSQSEPEYYHYIPPAHCKVKPNFPFLLFMKATEESSKCVSKKNSETTKNSPDLQNDLKPRESKEKENETDYVQQDDDIANQATNTEPEKDAKSPETISKQNCEASPSKPSACEEGKQNSSANKEVFNGPKQPTGPFFPVLSKDESTTLQWPSELLMVTKSEPCISYSCNPLYFEFKLARNRDTKGKNKEKDGENSRAHDRDQDSQDKCNISTSKAALKTISEGDTQPQGQSCLSARKSEVQADENDKTANSKDKGMKSHKHKKKKKHKKSGKHLKEKANEKKEKQKDGVARDGNSKKRKKRKHKSKNVDEKNKDIAVGHPVQMATIMEECSQVQKKRCRSQDDSQHTPAAVEDSRSSSSSSRKEDCPQEPSSKKQKTGSCSDSKKKITSRKENRTRHRSRDSSRDEDSDSYDESHRKRSRQKSSSHYSDDYDSRSDRSYSSRSRRRRSSSQRSSHRSYSSGSDVSSDCSRYSHRRSYSDSYSDYSDRSQHRSKRSHGSDYDYRRSRHKGKKHKYSSSDDDYRRSRSRSRSSSRGRTRTRARARTISRTHSRSRTRSSSHSRSRGKRRSQSATQRSWQRSRSYSRKRSGSTRHRTSRRSISRDKGSHSHDSSSDRRSSRRNTSRSFSRDRVYRSKSPCYSRSRLLVKKGNLLKKEANKEDSVKLSSTFHRNPNNTPSSTRKMDLEDEPTQEERNSLTAKQLLEKIQSKKTEKKSETNSEAATVPNKVGIKLKDPPQGYFGPKLPPALGNKALLPLIGKLPTTKKPPTKKIEEFCLEKGDKEEELCLAEPKDMAKEEVSQQLNWTMPGEIQTIEEKSENEEISALNEKTQPVSCQTQFVHKGFTLETQTISEAYISDVTTQVEVIKEPSELGPPDSGEAVMMHYVPDPEPFSNYIPQAEVQEIDEDSQEDTDSSVAPLDRQPITFTPEEMEKYSKLQQAAQQHIQQQLLAKQVKTFPTSTALAPAPTLQQFHIQQPSAATATSITTVHHAILQHQAAAAAAMGIHPHAHPQTLAQIHHIPQPHLTPISLSHITPSIYPTHPATFLTSHPIHIIPASALHAGPLALHPVPHALYPALFAPRPAGAGASALHLHPFLHPIFSGQELQHPPSHGT; from the exons AGATTAAAAGACCTCAAGCAAAGAGAATTTGCTCGTAATGTTTCCTCAAGATCTCGCAAAGATGAGAAAAAGCAGGAGAGGGCACTTCGCCGGTTCCATGAGCTTGCAGAGCAGCGAAAACAACAGGAATG TGCCCCAGGAAGCGGTCCTATGTTCAGAGCTACAACTGTGGCTGTTGATGAAGATGCTAATGACAGAAAGGTTGTCAGCACAAGTGATAGCAGTGGAAGAAAGACTAGTGGGTCCGCATTACCATCTGTTAACAGGAGTGTATCTGACAGCACATCGGGAGACGGCAAAGGAGAAACTGACAACACAGGTCATTGTGCTAGCGGAAGCTCTGCCGGTTCAGGTCAGAGCAACCAGCCAGTACAATCTTTTAGCATCAGCCAGCTTAAGAACAATTCTAGTACTCCCTTACAAAAACTCGGAGTGTCATTTTCTTTTGCGAAAAAGGTACCAGTCAGGCTTGACGTTTCAGCTTCAGTATTCAGTGATGTTGCAGAGGAGCCAAATGAATCTGAAACAGCAAACCCTGATGATAAAGTGTCCTCCGGTCAAGGATCACCAAAGTCAATGGAGGTTGAAACTACAGCAAACTCTGATAAGACCGAAGGGGCTAGTCAGTCAGAAAGTGATAATGACTCTATAAATAGTACCTTATCAAAGTTGAAAAAGATGATGCAAAAAGAGGATGATACCAGTCAGTCAGAACCGGAATATTATCATTACATTCCTCCTGCACATTGCAAAGTGAAACCTAACTTTCCATTTCTGTTGTTTATGAAAGCCACGGAAGAGTCAAGTAAGTGTGTCAGTAAGAAAAATTCGGAGACTACAAAAAATAGCCCAGATTTACAAAATGATTTGAAGCCTCGGGAAAGcaaagaaaaagaaaatgagaCAGACTACGTACAACAGGATGATGATATTGCCAATCAAGCAACAAACACAGAGCCTGAAAAAGATGCAAAGTCCCCTGAGACCATAAGCAAGCAGAATTGTGAGGCCTCACCGTCAAAGCCTAGTGCTTGTGAGGAAGGAAAACAGAACAGTTCAGCAAATAAAGAAGTTTTCAATGGACCTAAACAACCAACTGGTCCCTTTTTTCCCGTCTTAAGCAAAGATGAAAGTACCACCCTTCAGTGGCCCTCAGAATTACTGATGGTTACAAAGAGTGAACCATGCATCTCTTATAGTTGCAATCCCCTTTACTTTGAGTTTAAACTGGCACGGAATAGGGATACTAAAggaaaaaacaaagaaaaagacGGTGAGAATTCACGTGCACACGATCGTGATCAAGATTCTCAGGACAAATGTAACATCAGTACCAGTAAAGCTGCATTGAAAACAATAAGTGAAGGTGATACTCAACCGCAAGGACAGTCTTGCCTGAGTGCAAGAAAATCTGAAGTCCAAGCTGATGAAAATGATAAAACTGCCAATAGCAAAGACAAGGGCATGAAATCGCACAAGCATAAGAAGAAAAAGAAGCACAAAAAATCAGGCAAGCATTTGAAGGAGAAAGCTAATGAGAAGAAGGAAAAGCAAAAGGATGGTGTAGCACGTGATGGGAATTCGAAAAAAAGAAAGAAACGTAAACACAAGAGTAAAAACGTAGATGAGAAAAACAAAGATATTGCTGTAGGACATCCTGTCCAGATGGCTACAATAATGGAGGAATGTAGCCAAGTGCAGAAAAAAAGATGCAGATCGCAGGATGATTCCCAACATACACCTGCTGCTGTTGAAGATAGTAGAAGTAGTAGCAGCAGCAGTAGAAAAGAGGATTGTCCTCAGGAGCCCAGTAGCAAAAAGCAAAAGACAGGTTCTTGCAGTGATTCAAAGAAAAAGATAACGAGTCGGAAAGAGAACCGAACTAGGCATAGGAGCCGTGACAGCAGCAGAGATGAAGACTCTGATAGTTATGATGAATCCCATAGAAAACGATCTAGACAAAAATCCTCCTCCCATTACAGTGACGATTATGATTCAAGAAGTGACAGAAGTTACTCCAGTAGATCAAGAAGACGCCGTTCATCCTCCCAGCGATCATCGCATAGGTCATATTCATCTGGGTCCGATGTTTCCTCGGACTGTAGTAGATACAGTCATCGACGAAGCTATTCCGATAGTTACAGTGACTACAGTGATAGGTCACAACATCGCTCTAAACGATCTCATGGTTCAGATTATGACTATAGAAGATCAAGACACAAAGGGAAAAAGCACAAATATTCTTCATCTGATGATGACTATAGACGCAGTAGGAGCAGATCCAGAAGTAGCAGTCGGGGAAGAACCCGAACTCGGGCAAGGGCCAGGACCATCAGTAGAACACATAGCCGAAGTAGAACTCGTAGTAGCAGCCACAGCAGGAGCCGAGGCAAGCGACGTAGTCAGAGCGCAACACAGCGAAGCTGGCAACGAAGCCGTAGCTATAGCCGCAAACGCAGTGGTAGCACTAGGCACCGTACCTCACGGAGATCCATTTCAAGAGACAAAGGATCACATAGCCATGATAGCTCAAGTGATAGACGATCCAGCCGAAGGAACACCAGTAGATCGTTCTCAAGAGACCGGGTATATCGGTCAAAATCTCCTTGTTACAGCAGAAGCAGATTGTTGGTGAAAAAAGGCAATCTTTTGAAGAAGGAAGCAAACAAAGAGGATAGTGTAAAACTGAGCAGTACTTTTCACAGAAACCCCAACAACACCCCTTCCAGCACAAGAAAAATGGATTTAGAAGATGAACCAACACAAGAAGAAAGGAATTCTTTAACAGCTAAACAGCTTTTGGAAAAGATTCAGTCTAAAAAGACTGAAAAGAAATCTGAAACAAATAGTGAAGCAGCAACAGTACCTAATAAAGTAGGAATTAAACTAAAAGATCCCCCTCAGGGTTATTTTGGGCCTAAACTTCCCCCTGCTTTGGGCAATAAGGCGCTGCTTCCTTTAATCGGAAAACTGCCGACAACCAAAAAGCCTCCAACAAAGAAAATTGAAGAATTTTGTTTGGAGAAAGGGGACAAAGAAGAGGAGCTGTGTCTGGCAGAGCCTAAAGATATGGCAAAGGAAGAAGTCAGTCAGCAACTAAATTGGACCATGCCAGGGGAGATTCAAACTATAGAAGAAAAATCTGAAAATGAAGAAATATCAGCTCTAAATGAGAAAACCCAACCAGTTTCTTGTCAAACACAGTTTGTTCATAAAGGTTTCACATTGGAAACTCAAACTATCTCGGAAGCCTACATTTCCGATGTAACCACACAAGTTGAAGTCATCAAAGAACCTTCAGAATTGGGACCACCAGATTCTGGTGAAGCAGTTATGATGCATTATGTCCCAGATCCAGAGCCATTCTCCAATTATATTCCACAGGCTGAAGTACAAGAAATTGACGAGGATTCCCAAGAGGATACAGATTCATCGGTGGCCCCACTCGATAGACAGCCTATAACATTCACCCCTGAAGAAATGGAGAAGTACAGTAAACTACAACAGGCAGCTCAACAGCACATCCAACAACAGCTTCTGGCTAAACAAGTGAAGACTTTCCCTACCTCAACTGCCTTAGCTCCAGCTCCAACTCTCCAACAATTTCATATTCAGCAACCATCAGCTGCAACAGCAACATCAATCACCACTGTTCACCATGCTATATTACAACATCAGGCAGCTGCAGCTGCTGCCATGGGTATTcatccacacgcacacccacagaCTCTTGCTCAAATCCATCACATACCCCAGCCTCACCTGACCCCCATTTCCTTGTCACATATCACACCATCTATTTACCCTACTCATCCTGCCACTTTTCTGACTAGCCATCCAATACATATTATACCTGCATCAGCTCTCCACGCAGGTCCCCTAGCCCTTCACCCAGTCCCCCATGCTCTGTACCCTGCCCTCTTTGCCCCTCGGCCTGCAGGAGCAGGTGCTTCCGCTCTCCATCTTCATCCATTTCTCCATCCTATCTTTTCAGGACAGGAACTCCAACATCCTCCCAGTCATGGCACTTGA